In Drosophila miranda strain MSH22 chromosome Y unlocalized genomic scaffold, D.miranda_PacBio2.1 Contig_Y3_pilon, whole genome shotgun sequence, a single window of DNA contains:
- the LOC117194708 gene encoding death-associated protein kinase related-like: protein MFTEKGIFPIGDGLLDVDAERFNGLLVSHDINEIYEVEQTPFARGKFAAVRRAIHKNTGSHFAAKLLKRRRRAQSSDKEIKHEIAVLILCEGEENIVNLNAVHETRSDTALLLELATGGELQTILDNEECLTEAQARHCMREVLKALKFLHDRSIAHLDLKPQNILLAGERIEDGLKLCVFGISRVVCEGINVREMAGTPDYVSPEVLQYEPLSLLTDIWSVGVLTYVLLSGFSPFGGNTKQETFLNISQCALTFPDNLFGGVSPVAIDFIRRALRIKPNDRMSAAGCLEHVWLKDESSMDRQLYLQAQSDAEEEEEEEEEEDDLEDEEASGRSQWPRRRQRSRNSNSSHRNNKSNRSQAVAATNPRTMATIGPTAMGAVAASQRYPLPPGSSWEAP, encoded by the exons ATGTTCACCGAAAAGGGAATCTTTCCCATAGGCGATGGCCTTTTGGATGTAGATGCCGAACGCTTTAACGGATTGCTCGTGTCGCATGACATCAACGAGATCTACGAGGTGGAACAGACGCCGTTTGCCAGGGGCAAATTCGCCGCCGTTCGCCGTGCCATTCACAAGAACACGGGCTCCCATTTCGCGGCAAAGTTGTTGAAGCGACGCCGACGCGCACAGAGCAGCGACAAGGAGATCAAACACGAGATCGCCGTCCTAATACTCTGCGAGGGCGAGGAGAACATTGTCAATCTGAATGCGGTGCACGAGACCCGTTCGGACACAGCCCTGCTGCTGGAACTGGCCACTGGTGGCGAGCTGCAGACC atactgGACAACGAGGAGTGCCTGACAGAGGCCCAGGCCCGCCACTGCATGCGAGAGGTGCTGAAGGCTCTCAAGTTTCTCCACGACCGATCCATTGCCCACCTGGACCTCAAGCCACAGAACATTTTGCTCGCCGGCGAGCGTATAGAAGATGGCCTCAAGCTCTGTGTCTTTGGGATCTCGCGCGTTGTGTGCGAGGGCATCAATGTCCGCGAGATGGCCGGCACACCCGACTACGTGTCCCCCGAGGTGCTCCAGTACGAGCCACTCTCCCTGCTGACGGACATCTGGTCCGTGGGCGTTCTCACCTATGTCTTGCTCTCCGGCTTCTCGCCCTTTGGCGGGAACACCAAGCAGGAGACCTTCCTCAATATCTCGCAGTGTGCGCTCACCTTTCCGGACAACCTATTCGGTGGCGTCTCGCCAGTGGCCATCGATTTCATACGCCGCGCATTGCGAATTAAGCCAAACGATCGCATGAGTGCCGCTGGATGCCTGGAACATGTCTGGCTGAAGGATGAGAGCTCGATGGATAGACAACTGTATCTGCAGGCTCAGAGCGATGCtgaagaggaagaggaagaggaggaggaagaagacGACCTTGAGGATGAGGAAGCCAGTGGGAGGAGCCAGTGGCCGAGGAGAAGGCAGAGGAgcaggaacagcaacagcagtcacaggaacaacaaaagcaacagaagccaagcagtggcagcaacaaacCCACGCACAATGGCCACCATCGGGCCCACAGCAATGGGAGCAGTAGCAGCATCTCAAAGATACCCATTGCCACCGGGAAGCTCCTGGGAAGCCCCataa